Within the Naumovozyma castellii chromosome 1, complete genome genome, the region ATTGGCCGAACACCCAATACGAGGActccttttcttttctaaatATACAATTACGTAATAAACGAACCCATATCATTATAGCTCAAttcatttcattcaattatttGTAAGTTGGAATGCGGCATTCCACTTTCCTGTGGCAAATGTGTTCCCATCGTTGACTATCAAATTACGTACACATCTTCATCGCATAATAGCACCGCGGAAATATTCAGTCTCGACACCCAGCAAAACGcataatgaataatttatgCGTTTAGCGCTATCCGCataagaaaataaatgTCACAGCGCCTTAGTTAACTatcaattggaatattcGTTTCGAGATTACTGGGTCCTGGGCAAAGCTATCACCCCCAACTACTTCCGTATTACACATTACTCGTCTAGCATAGTCCATATGCATTGTATTGCAATCATAAGGAGGGGGGGGTgaatatttcattcattatGAATTATTCGCTTCTATTAGCTGGTAAACCATTATGCATTTTGCAAATACTGCTGGACAGGTTGTGCCACCTACTCCCTTAATGTTTACAAACTAACGTCACATAACAAAAATATCGAACCCATTTGAAAGTATATAAGTAAAAAATAGACTCTTCATCCATGCTTGTTCAATTGACTCTCATATTCCATTTCTTGTCTATCAATTATAAAGACCCATAGAACAAAGATTCTAATTACtcaaacaaattaataaaaaagCTTTAAAAAGACAAATGTCTACCATTTCTTTAGGACGTTACTTATTCGAAAGATTACACCAGGTCAGTGTCGATACCATTTTCGGTTTACCAGGTGATTTCAACTTGACCTTATTGGACAAGATCTATGAAGTCCCAGGTATGAGATGGGCTGGTAATGccaatgaattgaatgcCGCCTATGCTGCTGATGGTTATGCTCGTGTTAAGGGTATGGCCTGTCTATTAACCACTTTCGGTGTTGGTGAATTATCTGCCTTGAACGGTATTGCTGGTTCCTACGCTGAACATGTTGGTGTCCTACACGTCGTCGGTGTTCCTTCTACTTCTTCCCAGGCTAAGAATTTGTTATTACATCATACTTTAGGTAACGGTGATTTCACAGTCTTCCACAGAATGTCCTCTAACATCTCCGAAACTACTTCCATTGTCACTGATGTTGCCCAAGCTCCAGCTGAAATCGATAGATGTATTAGAGAAACTTATATCAAGCAAAGACCAGTTTATTTGGGTATCCCAgccaatttctttgatttaCCAATTTCTGCCAAGCTATTAAACACTCCAATTGATTTATCCTTAcatgaaaatgatgaagaagctgAAACTGAAGCCATAGACTTGGTATTAGGTCTGGTTAAGGATGCAGTTAACCCAATTATTTTAGTTGACGCATGTGCTTCCAGACATGACGTCAAGGAGGAAaccaagaaattgattgataTAACTCAATATCCAACTTTCGTCACTCCAATGGGTAAGGGTGCTATTAATGAACAACATCCAAGATATGGTGGTGTCTACGTCGGTAATTTGACTGATCCTGCCATTAAGGAAGCTGTGGAATCGGCTGATTTGATTTTATCTGTAGGTGCCTTGTTATCTGATTTCAACACTGGTTCATTCTCTTACGGCTTGAAGACCAAGAACGTTGTTGAGTTCCACTCAGATTACGTTAAAATTAGAAATGCCTCCTTCCCTGGTGTTCAAATGAAGTTTGTTTTACAAAAATTGAACCGTCAATTGCCACCATACACTAAGAACTACAAGCCAGTTCCAGTTCCAACCAAGACTGCTTCAAATAAGAACGTCGCTGCTTCAACTCCAATGAAGCAAGAATGGATGTGGAATCAACTAGCTAAATTTTTACAAGAAGGTGATATTGTCATCTCTGAAACTGGTACTTCTGGATTTGGTATTAACCAAACTTCATTCCCAAATAACACAACAGGTATTTCTCAAGTCTTATGGGGCTCCATTGGTTTTGCTACTGGTTGTACTTTAGGTGCAACTATGGCCGCTGAGGAAATTGATCCAAAGAAGAGAgttatattatttactGGTGACGGTTCTTTGCAATTAACTGTCCAAGAAATTTCTACCATGGTCAGATGGAACTTGAAGCCATACTTGTTTGTCTTGAACAATAACGGTTAcactattgaaaaattgattcatgGTGAACATGCAGGttataatgaaattcaaCCATGGAACCATTTAGAACTATTCCACGCTTTCGGTGCTAAGGAAGGTACTTTTGAAAACCATAGGGTCTCCACAACTGGCGAATGGAATAAGTTAACTGAGAGCAAACAATTCCAAGATAACACCAAGATTAGAATGATTGAAGTTATGTTACCAGTCATGGATGCCCCAACCTCTTTAATTAAGCAGGCCAAGTTGACTGCTTCCATCAATGCTAAGAATTAACCTGtatgataataatttaactTCCTTTCTTTACATTGCCCATCTACTATTAAACACTTTGTTTTAGTAATGAATTATGTTTCGCACCCtttcaatgaataaaataaataaataagtatatatattaaatagTATACAGTCAAAAACacattaaatttattcaatcctcttttttttatttcctGGCATTTCCGCTGTCAGGATCAACATTATTGAACTTCCGAAAAAATTGAGATCAGTATTCTTGAGATTTAGGGTAGTTTGCATTCCAACAATCACTCTCGAAACCCATTGAACATATAGGGTAAATGCAAAGACTCTCCAAAGCAATACCAATTTTCCAACCGAAAGGTTTGACAAAAAATGTATTAAAGGCCAGTTCAGCCCAAGATTTATTACAGAAATTAGGATTTGTCAAAAAATCTCAAAGCGGAGTGTTTCAATGGCTACCTCTGGGTCTTCGATCACTTCGAAAGatcaatcaaatcattcGTCAGGGGATGAATGAGGGCGTCAATGGCCAAGAAGTAGCATTGAGTGTCCTATCGCCTAAGGAAATATGGGAGACTACGAAAAGAtggaataataatgaactGTTTAAATTAAAGGATGCCAAGGGAGCTGAGTTTTGTCTAACAGGAACATGTGAGGAGGATATAACAAGTTTGATGAAAAACTATGTTAATAGCTATAAGGATCTTCCATTGATGGTATATCAAATAGGTCGAAAATATAGAGACGAAATAAGACCTCGTGGAGGTCTGTTGAGAGGAAGAGAGTTTATTATGAAAGATGGGTATTCATTTGCAGCAACGAAATCAGATGCCCTAGAACTATTTAGAGACGTTAATGTCGTTtatgaaagaatttttcagcAATTGCAAATACCTGTTGTGAAAGCATTAGCTGATTCTGGAGAAATCGGTGGAGATTTAAGTCAAGAATTTCACCTGCTACATAACTCTGGAGAAGACACTGTGTTTAAGTGTGATGCTTGTGACGAAGTTTCCACTATGGAAAAATGTGAAGCCATTCCAGTCCAGGAGGGAAAGCATTTGGGGAAAGTTGCAGTCAAGTATGCCCTAACAACAGACCATTCGACGTTGATTTGCTTTTATTTCCCAGAAGGCAGGGAATTGAATTGGAACTTGGCGCTAAAATCGATGGATTCTGATATCGATATACATTTGAAGGATGTTCACAATGACAAGATATTAGAAATATACAAAGGTGAActggatgatgaaatgtTTGCTTGCATCATGAGGGTCATGGATTCTAGAATAAGCTCTAGATCTGACTTTCCCGACTTCCCActtacaaaatatttaaagaataatttcagCCAACTGGATGGTGTTCCTTTGGTAAATGCAGAGGACAACGAAATATGTGCATCTTGTGGGGAGGGGCATTTACATGGGAGTAAAAGTATCGAAGTTGGGCATACTTTTTATCTAGGAACCAAATATTCGGGACCTCTAAACCTCAACTTTACTGATAAGGATaatataaagaataataCTTTAGTACAAATGGGTTGTTATGGAATTGGCGTTAGTAGATTAATAGGTGCCATTGCAGAAATCTACAAGGACGATTTGGGGTTGAACTTACCAAGTAGTATATCTCCATATCTAGTCTCGTTCTGTGTACCTCCTGGTGATGCAGAGAGTGGAACTTACgttcaattgatgaatgaTTTGGCTAATATCTCAAAGTTaaagaatgaaataatGACTCAGTTTCCCAGTAATACAGGTCTTGGTGGTCGAATAACATTATCCCATAGTATTGGTATTCCTCTATGTGTCATTGTTGGACCCAAAAGCTGGCcaaatgttgaaattgaGATAAGATCTCCCCTTTTACTAAAACGCAAGGAACCGAATTGGGTGGGCGAATATGCAATTTTTCATGATCAATATAACTGGAATGTCATAGAAGAAAACGAAAAGCATCCAGAAAAACATATTGTTTCAGCTGCTCATCTTTCTGATgttatttcaatattattaaaaggACTTTAAAAGTAGTCAATGGTAAATAGACTTGTTAAATATATTctacaaaaaaaaattaaaatataataatgaattaattttatattcttctctAAACTTGTCATGATAATCATCAAAGAAGtaatcaaataaaatagaCTAGTCATTCAGAAATGCAATTAGTACTTTCGAATTATCGTTATGACTATTTCCTATCCATTTTCACTACAATTAGAAGGTTGCACCAGTGACCTTATTCATGAAATGTATAGCCATGATACAGGTGATAAAACCAAAGGTTAAAAACATCGCAATTAATGGATCAAACCTTATACCATTAGCTTCGTCTGTACAGATCTTCAAAATAGAACTTGAGGATCCACCGAAACCAGCACTTCTAGTAGAAGTAGGAGTTTGCTTAGCTTGTCTGTCCTTGGCGGATTGAGCTTGTCTTCTTTTTTGTAAGGTACGTTGACCACCTGGTGGAGTAGCAGTAgacattatatttttgatatCTCTTAGGATGATCTTTTCAAGGGTGATCTAAACGCAATTATAATTCATAGTTTGAACAGTTCTTTAACTTGTTGTCGTTATTTCGATTGTCTTCCAACAAACATCGTTTTGGACGATAGTGTATTTGGTGGCGAAAAAGCGAGGAGCAAATTCTGTCagataatttattttgaagttgaataTAACTTCACTGATGACAGAAGCTTCGTCCATAGATAAGCACAACTATTACTTTTTCGAGGAAGACGTATAAAAGGCAGCCTATCAAGAGAAGATATACACCTGAACAGATCTCAGCGTAAAATATCTCAGCTTTAGAACAAGAAACGAGAGAGAACAAGCAAGGTGCCATCGATTACGTAAACAGAGACATATAGATACAAGATACAAGACTCCAATCGAAACAGACAATATATTAAGAATGAGCAACCTCGAAGAGAATATTGATTCAACAAACGAATCTCTAAGAAATTTGGAACCGGAGATGACAATTAATTCCCCCGAATTAGGAATTGCTGACGAACAACACGATGCATCAAATCTGGATGACGTTGAAATCGACGAAGACATTATCCCTACTGCTATCGTTATCAAGAATATTCCTTTTGCCATCAAGAGAGAACAACTACTTGATATTATGGCGAAAATGGATCTCCCACTTCCATATGCATTCAATTATCATTTTGATAATGGTGTTTTTAGAGGTCTTGCTTTTGCAAATTTTACTACTACTGATGAAACAACACGAGTTATCGAATGTCTGAATGGGAAAGAGATTGGTGGTAGAAAATTGAGGGTTGAATATAAGAAAATGTTACCACAAGCCGAAAGAGAACGTATTGAACGAGAAAAGCGTGGAAAGAGAGGACAACTTGAAGAACAACATAGATCAACATCGAATCTCTCCTTATCATCGATGGGGAAAGGATCAGCTAATCCTCTAACTTCAAGTGCTTTTACATCTCAGCTATTTTCTACTTTCGTTAATGGAACTAATAATGCTCAGGTGCAACAGCAACAAGCCCAAACTCAACCTCAACCACTGCTCTCTGCTCAAAATACTGCAAATTCATACCATTCTCAAAGTCAACAGTCTCAACAATTTGGCCAAATTCAATCtcaacaaccacaacagcaacagcaactTTCAAAGTCGACAGAAAGATATTATGCCCCATTACCTTCATCTTCTATTTTACCACCTCAACAACTAGATTTCAACGATCCTGATACATTAGAAATATACTCTCAGTTACTTTTGTTTAAGaataaagaacaaaattACCATGAATTAGCATATCCATCTGGTCTCTCAGCATCACATAAACGAATTATTAATGTTCTATGTTCATATCTTAATCTAGTGGAAGTATATGACCCAActtttattatcattaagAGAAAAGTATTGGATCATGCAAGTTTACAAAACCATTTACAACAGCAGGGACAAATGACTATGATGCATTCATTACAGGCAAATTCTACTGGTGGATCAATGAATAGATCACAATCATATACTAGTTTATTACAAGCTCATGCTGCCAGTACAGTGGCTGCTGCGCAAGCTTCTTCTACTCAAACGAATCCAATCACGCAATCTGCCCTAATGAATACTGGAATAGGCCTTAATGCTAATAATCATTCTCCTTTGACAAATGCTCCTCCACAATCACTAACTCCTGTCCAACATATGCAACATAGACACCAAcattcaacaaattctATATCATCAACAAATTCTCAATTATTGCAATCAGATCAATCCCAATTGCAACAATCCCCTCAAGCATTCCTCAATCAACCAACTGTGAACAGAACATCATCTAGGATTCCCTCAGGCTATTCATCAAATCAAATGCAACTAAATGCAACCAACCCATTGTTAAGAAACGTTGGTATCTCTCCACCATCAACCCAGATACAGCCAAACTCTGCACAACAACGTCTCCCAAGTTCATTTTATTCGCAATCTTCTCATTCTTCAACACAATTATATGATCAATATAGTaatcaacatcaacagCTTCACCAACCTCAACCACAGCAGAATCAGcaatcaaatcaaaaattgCATGCTCAAAATACCAATGGCTCAATGCACTCAAACTTTTCAATCCATTCGTATCATGATGACCAATCCTCGACAGGGATgaattataataataatggtggaaacaacaataataatttcagTTTGGGATTGGAAGAAGGATTAACTAGATCATTGAGTGGGTTAGATCTACAATCCAATGGGAGCAATGCAAACAAGAAACCATTTTGGTAGTTATGAACTTATGTTTTAATATACAAATAGAAAGACAAAACATttcaatgaagatgaacaTACATTTTTACTTGATTGATTAACTTGTTTTTTTGTTAATGATCCACTCTAtgctttatttttttctctcaattccaataaaaAACTAAAAACACAATACAAACACtgaatgaaatattatattttctaaagaaaataaatagtATAGACTTACTCATTCGACTTTTTTATGATCCAAATAGATGTAACTTATGTACCTGACGTTAACCCACTTTCTGTATTTTATGTTAATTATCAACAAgtaaaattaattaatgaattgtagctttttttcttattattgTATTTGTACTATTTATTAGGGAggaattatttaattacaCAGATCTATATTGTATGCAATTTTTATCATAAAATTTATAtaagaattgaaagaaagaaagaagaaaaagaaaaagggaGGGTTTATCATCATATCATATCACATTACATCATACCACGTTACATCATATTGTTGAAAATAGTGTTTATGCTTGGTAAATGTTGAGATTGGTTTGAAACAGAAGAGGTATCTGTCTGAGTTATAATTCTTGGTGTAACGCTTTGCGAATGTAGATTATATACTCCGAAATCAATCTTATTCATATCAGTCGAGCTGTTATTCATGTTACCCACTGCGGTTGTCACGGaagaatcatcatcagtGTCGATCGAGTTGAAAGTTGGTGATGGTGATACGTCCTTGGAagttgatgttgatgaaatGTTGTTAGGAGATTTATTATGTTGTCTTTGTAATGGATCAAGAtgatcatcattattatcattatgGTGTCTGATTGTTGTAGAGTTCAACCCATTAACC harbors:
- the NCAS0A14240 gene encoding alpha-keto acid decarboxylase family protein — encoded protein: MSTISLGRYLFERLHQVSVDTIFGLPGDFNLTLLDKIYEVPGMRWAGNANELNAAYAADGYARVKGMACLLTTFGVGELSALNGIAGSYAEHVGVLHVVGVPSTSSQAKNLLLHHTLGNGDFTVFHRMSSNISETTSIVTDVAQAPAEIDRCIRETYIKQRPVYLGIPANFFDLPISAKLLNTPIDLSLHENDEEAETEAIDLVLGLVKDAVNPIILVDACASRHDVKEETKKLIDITQYPTFVTPMGKGAINEQHPRYGGVYVGNLTDPAIKEAVESADLILSVGALLSDFNTGSFSYGLKTKNVVEFHSDYVKIRNASFPGVQMKFVLQKLNRQLPPYTKNYKPVPVPTKTASNKNVAASTPMKQEWMWNQLAKFLQEGDIVISETGTSGFGINQTSFPNNTTGISQVLWGSIGFATGCTLGATMAAEEIDPKKRVILFTGDGSLQLTVQEISTMVRWNLKPYLFVLNNNGYTIEKLIHGEHAGYNEIQPWNHLELFHAFGAKEGTFENHRVSTTGEWNKLTESKQFQDNTKIRMIEVMLPVMDAPTSLIKQAKLTASINAKN
- the AIM10 gene encoding putative proline--tRNA ligase AIM10 (ancestral locus Anc_7.368) — translated: MQRLSKAIPIFQPKGLTKNVLKASSAQDLLQKLGFVKKSQSGVFQWLPLGLRSLRKINQIIRQGMNEGVNGQEVALSVLSPKEIWETTKRWNNNELFKLKDAKGAEFCLTGTCEEDITSLMKNYVNSYKDLPLMVYQIGRKYRDEIRPRGGLLRGREFIMKDGYSFAATKSDALELFRDVNVVYERIFQQLQIPVVKALADSGEIGGDLSQEFHLLHNSGEDTVFKCDACDEVSTMEKCEAIPVQEGKHLGKVAVKYALTTDHSTLICFYFPEGRELNWNLALKSMDSDIDIHLKDVHNDKILEIYKGELDDEMFACIMRVMDSRISSRSDFPDFPLTKYLKNNFSQLDGVPLVNAEDNEICASCGEGHLHGSKSIEVGHTFYLGTKYSGPLNLNFTDKDNIKNNTLVQMGCYGIGVSRLIGAIAEIYKDDLGLNLPSSISPYLVSFCVPPGDAESGTYVQLMNDLANISKLKNEIMTQFPSNTGLGGRITLSHSIGIPLCVIVGPKSWPNVEIEIRSPLLLKRKEPNWVGEYAIFHDQYNWNVIEENEKHPEKHIVSAAHLSDVISILLKGL
- the SBH2 gene encoding Arf family guanine nucleotide exchange factor SBH2 (ancestral locus Anc_7.369), with translation MSTATPPGGQRTLQKRRQAQSAKDRQAKQTPTSTRSAGFGGSSSSILKICTDEANGIRFDPLIAMFLTFGFITCIMAIHFMNKVTGATF
- the PIN4 gene encoding Pin4p (ancestral locus Anc_7.370); amino-acid sequence: MSNLEENIDSTNESLRNLEPEMTINSPELGIADEQHDASNLDDVEIDEDIIPTAIVIKNIPFAIKREQLLDIMAKMDLPLPYAFNYHFDNGVFRGLAFANFTTTDETTRVIECLNGKEIGGRKLRVEYKKMLPQAERERIEREKRGKRGQLEEQHRSTSNLSLSSMGKGSANPLTSSAFTSQLFSTFVNGTNNAQVQQQQAQTQPQPLLSAQNTANSYHSQSQQSQQFGQIQSQQPQQQQQLSKSTERYYAPLPSSSILPPQQLDFNDPDTLEIYSQLLLFKNKEQNYHELAYPSGLSASHKRIINVLCSYLNLVEVYDPTFIIIKRKVLDHASLQNHLQQQGQMTMMHSLQANSTGGSMNRSQSYTSLLQAHAASTVAAAQASSTQTNPITQSALMNTGIGLNANNHSPLTNAPPQSLTPVQHMQHRHQHSTNSISSTNSQLLQSDQSQLQQSPQAFLNQPTVNRTSSRIPSGYSSNQMQLNATNPLLRNVGISPPSTQIQPNSAQQRLPSSFYSQSSHSSTQLYDQYSNQHQQLHQPQPQQNQQSNQKLHAQNTNGSMHSNFSIHSYHDDQSSTGMNYNNNGGNNNNNFSLGLEEGLTRSLSGLDLQSNGSNANKKPFW